A genome region from Nocardioides cynanchi includes the following:
- a CDS encoding glycosyltransferase family 2 protein, translating into MRTPHGRLVARHLPLALLVVLALALHLASSAGLGPGALVTIAGGVAAYVVALRWGCWTWLALLAAAPALLDERMMSLRDGSTVVASAAITLFLATASWKRWPTGGRAIGPAALAAAGAVLGYVAGVATSAHVDAAGVAAPHLPDVLLGAAGVVGVAAGVGVARAAGVPGLRLVCALTVLVPLVAAVAVPSATSGTWHDVPALVTWWPAAGALGITAILRGRRGRASSLPQADSTDEAALAAFADHYGRPALGPVAVVIAAYNEADGIPGVLPTLPDQVCGLHADVIVVDDGSSDGTAEALAGSRALVVACPQNRGQGAALRLGYRVAREHGATYVITTDADGQYDVADFPTVLAPIVEGRADFVSGSRIIGHQHTLDKVRRAGVHVFAWLATVLTGHRLTDTSFGLRAMRSEVTAAVTLNQPQYQSSELLLGVLAHGFRVLEVPGTMHVRAAGASKKGRNLVYGSSYARVMTGTWWREGCPRPVAEVAPALRHTRSHAPR; encoded by the coding sequence GTGCGCACACCCCACGGACGCCTGGTCGCCCGGCACCTTCCCCTGGCCCTCCTCGTGGTCCTTGCGCTGGCGCTGCACCTGGCCTCGTCCGCCGGGCTCGGCCCGGGCGCGCTGGTCACCATCGCCGGCGGTGTCGCGGCGTACGTCGTGGCCCTGCGGTGGGGCTGCTGGACCTGGCTGGCGCTCCTCGCCGCCGCCCCCGCCCTGCTCGACGAGCGGATGATGTCACTGCGTGACGGCTCCACCGTGGTCGCCTCGGCAGCGATCACGCTCTTCCTCGCGACCGCATCCTGGAAGCGCTGGCCGACCGGCGGGCGGGCGATCGGTCCGGCGGCCCTGGCCGCGGCCGGGGCGGTGCTGGGGTACGTCGCGGGCGTGGCGACGTCCGCCCATGTCGACGCCGCCGGTGTCGCCGCGCCGCACCTGCCGGACGTGCTGCTCGGCGCGGCGGGCGTGGTCGGCGTGGCCGCGGGTGTCGGCGTCGCCCGGGCTGCCGGCGTGCCCGGGCTGCGCCTGGTGTGTGCACTGACGGTGCTGGTGCCTCTGGTCGCCGCGGTCGCTGTCCCGTCCGCCACCTCCGGCACCTGGCACGACGTGCCGGCGTTGGTCACCTGGTGGCCGGCCGCGGGCGCCCTCGGCATCACCGCGATCCTGCGCGGTCGCCGGGGCCGCGCGTCGTCGCTCCCCCAGGCGGACTCCACCGACGAGGCTGCCCTGGCGGCGTTCGCCGACCACTACGGGCGACCCGCGCTGGGCCCGGTGGCGGTGGTGATCGCGGCCTACAACGAGGCGGACGGCATCCCGGGCGTCCTGCCGACGCTGCCCGACCAGGTCTGCGGGCTGCATGCCGACGTGATCGTGGTCGACGACGGCAGCAGCGACGGCACCGCCGAGGCGCTGGCCGGCTCGCGTGCCCTCGTGGTCGCCTGTCCGCAGAACCGTGGGCAGGGCGCCGCGCTCCGGCTCGGCTACCGGGTCGCGCGCGAGCACGGTGCGACGTACGTGATCACCACCGACGCCGACGGGCAGTACGACGTCGCCGACTTCCCGACCGTGCTGGCGCCGATCGTCGAGGGCCGCGCCGACTTCGTGTCGGGCTCGCGGATCATCGGGCACCAGCACACCCTCGACAAGGTACGACGCGCGGGCGTCCACGTGTTCGCCTGGCTGGCCACCGTCCTGACCGGGCACCGGCTGACCGACACGTCGTTCGGGCTGCGTGCGATGCGCTCGGAGGTGACCGCGGCCGTCACCCTCAACCAGCCGCAGTACCAGTCCTCCGAGCTGCTGCTCGGGGTGCTCGCCCACGGCTTCCGGGTGCTCGAGGTGCCCGGAACCATGCACGTCCGTGCCGCCGGGGCCAGCAAGAAGGGCCGCAACCTGGTCTACGGCTCCAGCTATGCCCGGGTGATGACCGGCACCTGGTGGCGCGAGGGTTGCCCGCGACCCGTGGCAGAGGTCGCACCGGCCCTGCGCCACACTCGTTCGCATGCGCCTCGCTGA
- a CDS encoding NAD-dependent epimerase/dehydratase family protein: protein MRILVTGGSGFIGRHVVAALQDEGHEVAVVDRVPFSGPGVRAVTGELEDPAVRDEAVAAGTDAVVHLAAETSVLGSMERPALVHRVNVEVTAALLELSRERGVGAFVLASTNAVVGSFEGTFTEDVPLAPLTPYGATKAAGEMLLSGYSGAYGVRTPALRLTNVYGPGMRHKDSFIPRLMRAAADHGSVQVYGDGLQRRDLVHVHDVARAFVAAATSWPSGPVIIGSGISHTVLDLVDAAREATGAPIPFEHVPGKPGEMPAVVVDIGRARARGFEPSISLLEGVRMAWADFAPSTAS, encoded by the coding sequence TTGCGCATCCTGGTCACCGGAGGCTCCGGCTTCATCGGTCGCCACGTCGTCGCCGCGCTCCAGGACGAGGGGCACGAGGTCGCCGTGGTCGACCGCGTCCCCTTCTCCGGCCCGGGCGTCCGTGCGGTCACCGGTGAGCTCGAGGACCCCGCGGTCCGGGACGAGGCAGTCGCTGCCGGCACCGACGCGGTGGTCCACCTGGCCGCGGAGACCTCGGTCCTCGGCTCGATGGAGCGCCCCGCGCTCGTGCACCGCGTCAACGTCGAGGTGACCGCCGCCCTGCTCGAGCTTTCCCGGGAGCGTGGTGTCGGCGCCTTCGTGCTGGCCTCGACCAACGCCGTGGTGGGCAGCTTCGAGGGCACCTTCACCGAAGACGTCCCACTCGCCCCCCTGACGCCGTACGGCGCGACCAAGGCCGCAGGAGAGATGCTCCTGTCCGGCTACTCCGGCGCCTACGGAGTGCGGACGCCGGCCCTGCGGCTGACCAACGTCTACGGGCCCGGCATGCGCCACAAGGACAGCTTCATCCCGCGCCTGATGCGAGCTGCGGCCGACCATGGCAGCGTCCAGGTCTACGGCGACGGCCTGCAGCGCCGCGACCTGGTGCACGTCCACGACGTGGCTCGTGCCTTCGTCGCCGCGGCGACCAGCTGGCCCAGCGGTCCGGTGATCATCGGCAGCGGCATCTCCCACACCGTGCTCGACCTCGTCGACGCGGCCCGTGAGGCCACCGGAGCGCCGATCCCGTTCGAGCACGTGCCGGGCAAGCCCGGCGAGATGCCCGCCGTGGTCGTCGACATCGGGCGGGCCCGGGCCCGCGGTTTCGAGCCGAGCATCTCGTTGCTCGAGGGCGTCCGGATGGCGTGGGCCGACTTCGCCCCGTCGACAGCCTCCTGA
- a CDS encoding DUF6077 domain-containing protein, with the protein MVRLEASGVERWCDRLLDAFLVLMATWTLVYHLCVVVRLGTTWAVALEVVALAVTGLLLRRLRRSPEELPPPAAGPTTPVSAAAVTRHHRLVVVTAVAAGCAALGTATNAPWVLVWVPWLVAARAGIAAAALRLGTSRPDPSGAPDAAGADSADEGDGGSGSRTALVVLLWTLAMAVASVLVRRPNPDDLFYLNYSQWVTAHGTFPIRDTLFSDLVYPMANWPPVASYDGLVGTLGRLTNAHAASVEYLAVPPIASALAVLALWRLLRAWRVQRVALVLSVALLFLAFDGTSAYATPGNLFVTRLWQGKVILLCVVVPLLLTHALRYVERPTRRRLVPLAVGGVAAVGLSTTAIFLVPLLAVGGMLPLVRSDRRRALEGFVAMAAYALGAGIVTVLIGGRSADDFGGRRLYRFDASWIGHQVFLSGLVALIGVLAVLLGALLLPHPAARLTTGVLVLFTGLVLVPGATELSYAAAGLGPTLWRLSWAITVAALVGVAVLRAGSALEQRLRDRPQRRWAIPGIGVLLLALLAVFGSPIWAADTTSEIRAPFHWQRSYSSRAVVSGILEATRPGDLVLAPDSISITLAVTTTDVKAVAPRDYYMHYLSGVPGFHYRARLALVHAVNDDIPADTPGLGRDLRVLGVDVACTSILDGRLFRRFRAAGYTPLLTTTYYRCLHKT; encoded by the coding sequence ATGGTCCGGCTCGAAGCTTCGGGCGTCGAGCGCTGGTGTGACCGGCTGTTGGACGCCTTCCTGGTGCTGATGGCGACATGGACCCTCGTCTACCACCTCTGCGTCGTGGTGCGTCTGGGCACCACCTGGGCCGTCGCGCTCGAGGTCGTCGCCCTGGCCGTGACCGGACTCCTCCTGCGTCGTCTGCGGCGTTCTCCAGAGGAGCTGCCGCCCCCGGCTGCCGGCCCGACGACTCCCGTGTCGGCCGCGGCGGTGACCCGCCACCATCGGCTGGTGGTGGTGACGGCGGTCGCTGCCGGGTGCGCCGCGCTGGGCACGGCGACCAACGCACCCTGGGTGCTGGTCTGGGTGCCGTGGCTCGTCGCCGCCCGTGCCGGCATCGCCGCCGCCGCGCTGCGCCTCGGGACCTCGCGACCGGACCCGTCCGGTGCGCCCGACGCTGCCGGGGCTGACAGCGCCGACGAGGGGGACGGCGGCTCCGGCAGCCGCACCGCTCTGGTGGTCCTGCTCTGGACCCTCGCGATGGCCGTCGCCAGCGTGCTCGTCCGCCGGCCCAACCCGGACGACCTCTTCTACCTGAACTACTCCCAGTGGGTCACCGCGCACGGGACCTTCCCGATCCGCGACACGTTGTTCTCCGACCTCGTGTACCCGATGGCGAACTGGCCGCCGGTGGCGTCGTACGACGGCCTGGTCGGAACGCTCGGCCGGCTGACGAACGCCCACGCGGCATCGGTCGAGTACCTGGCCGTCCCTCCGATCGCCAGCGCCCTGGCCGTGCTGGCGCTCTGGCGGCTGCTGCGGGCGTGGCGGGTGCAGAGAGTCGCGCTCGTGCTGTCCGTCGCCCTGCTCTTCCTCGCCTTCGACGGCACCTCGGCCTATGCGACGCCCGGGAACCTCTTCGTGACCCGGCTCTGGCAGGGCAAGGTGATCCTGCTCTGTGTCGTCGTACCGCTCCTGCTCACCCACGCGTTGCGCTACGTCGAGCGCCCCACCCGCAGGCGGCTCGTGCCCCTGGCCGTCGGAGGGGTGGCGGCGGTGGGCCTGAGCACCACGGCGATCTTCCTGGTCCCGCTCCTGGCGGTCGGCGGCATGCTGCCGCTGGTCCGCAGTGACCGACGGCGCGCCCTCGAGGGCTTCGTCGCGATGGCCGCCTACGCGCTGGGTGCGGGCATCGTGACCGTGCTGATCGGTGGGCGCAGCGCCGACGACTTCGGCGGCCGGCGGCTCTACCGCTTCGACGCCTCGTGGATCGGCCACCAGGTGTTCCTGAGCGGCCTGGTCGCCCTGATCGGTGTGCTCGCCGTGCTGCTGGGCGCGCTGCTGCTGCCCCATCCAGCTGCCCGGCTGACCACCGGCGTGCTGGTGCTCTTCACCGGGCTCGTGCTGGTGCCCGGGGCGACCGAGCTCTCCTACGCCGCGGCCGGTCTGGGCCCGACCCTGTGGCGGCTGAGCTGGGCGATCACCGTGGCGGCCCTGGTCGGTGTCGCCGTGCTCCGAGCCGGGAGCGCGCTCGAGCAACGCCTGCGCGACCGGCCCCAGCGGCGCTGGGCGATCCCGGGCATCGGTGTCCTGCTGCTGGCGTTGCTCGCGGTGTTCGGCAGCCCGATCTGGGCCGCCGACACCACCTCCGAGATCCGCGCCCCCTTCCACTGGCAGCGGTCCTACTCCAGTCGGGCCGTGGTCTCGGGCATCCTCGAGGCGACCCGCCCGGGCGACCTCGTGCTGGCACCCGACTCGATCTCGATCACCCTCGCGGTGACCACGACCGACGTGAAGGCCGTGGCACCGCGCGACTACTACATGCACTACCTCAGCGGCGTGCCCGGGTTCCACTACCGGGCCAGGCTCGCGCTCGTGCATGCGGTCAACGACGACATCCCCGCCGACACCCCCGGCTTGGGCCGCGACCTGCGGGTCCTGGGGGTCGACGTGGCCTGCACGTCGATCCTGGACGGGCGGCTGTTCCGCCGGTTCCGGGCCGCCGGCTACACCCCGTTGCTGACCACGACCTACTACCGCTGCCTGCACAAGACCTGA
- a CDS encoding NAD(P)-dependent oxidoreductase translates to MRTAVLGTGIMGAAMARSLAREGHEVRVWNRTPERADAVAGSIDGGPITAHREISDALAGCDVAVTMLYDADSVLEIVDQVVAGLGPETVWLQCSTVGPAGMARIAEAATPVGARLVDAPVLGTRQPAETGNLVVLVSGAPTAVDHAQPVLDAVGARTLRVADTVGAASALKLASNSWVASINAAAAQALGLAEALGLEPGLFLEAIKGGASDSVFAQMKGSMMAERSWAEPAFALDSVRKDVGLMIDAAEDASFPVDLLSTLLALYDRASERGHGEADMAAVRTAFDR, encoded by the coding sequence ATGCGTACCGCCGTGCTGGGAACCGGGATCATGGGGGCCGCGATGGCCCGTTCGCTCGCCCGCGAGGGCCACGAGGTCCGGGTGTGGAACCGGACGCCCGAACGCGCCGACGCCGTCGCCGGATCGATTGACGGCGGGCCGATCACCGCCCATCGCGAGATCTCCGACGCACTCGCCGGCTGCGACGTGGCGGTGACCATGCTGTACGACGCCGACAGCGTCCTGGAGATCGTCGACCAGGTGGTCGCGGGGCTCGGCCCCGAGACGGTCTGGCTGCAGTGCAGCACCGTCGGTCCGGCCGGAATGGCCCGGATCGCGGAGGCGGCCACACCCGTCGGTGCCCGGCTGGTCGACGCGCCGGTGCTGGGCACGCGCCAACCGGCGGAGACCGGCAACCTGGTCGTCCTGGTGTCCGGGGCCCCGACGGCGGTGGACCACGCGCAGCCGGTGCTGGACGCCGTCGGCGCCCGCACCTTGCGGGTGGCCGACACGGTCGGTGCCGCGAGCGCCCTGAAGCTGGCGAGCAACTCCTGGGTCGCCTCGATCAACGCTGCGGCGGCGCAGGCCCTGGGGCTGGCCGAGGCGCTCGGGCTGGAGCCGGGCCTCTTCCTCGAGGCGATCAAGGGCGGTGCGTCGGACTCAGTCTTCGCCCAGATGAAGGGCTCGATGATGGCCGAGCGGTCCTGGGCGGAGCCGGCGTTCGCGCTGGACAGCGTGCGCAAGGACGTCGGGCTGATGATCGACGCGGCGGAGGACGCGTCGTTCCCGGTCGACCTGCTGAGCACGCTGCTGGCGCTCTACGACCGCGCCTCGGAGCGCGGCCACGGGGAGGCCGACATGGCCGCGGTGCGGACGGCGTTCGATCGCTGA